A stretch of Acidimicrobiales bacterium DNA encodes these proteins:
- a CDS encoding DUF6049 family protein codes for MIPRRSRVATVAGALTIASAAAVVFGAAAGTAQSTTPTLDFIGQTLVVTDDPAEIVLDVIDAPEDARIGVSIYADPARTRPAVRDHHASPPTGTARLAAFECTLEGDCFDQAFLTTDRDGVVTITLDDDVIGELLRRDEGTLPVVVTLVSEDGDVLDQLATSFVVIDETTARRSRVAFISSLDAPVAHHADQTITIDPDPLIERLDATGPGLDTTFSLRPETLSALASEDPEALAEIVDRIDGRPLLRSPWVAMDEEAWRFAGEADQVIAGYALGNDTVEELAGTAPSGIVRLDADATPATLAVLRAAGTNVVIATDDQLDPATGAAEADTPFTVLDGNGVAMTALRIDDSLHDTLADDDPELAGFHALAELITGIYDDRPADTATLLDLDRIDPVARDVLLAGIDDRREIRVVAVSALASLDPERLGGTAMRAELRPSAAPDISDIADDLQAARSAISILSSMLEPETAGIDALTRQLWAAVSSDLSSTEATAYADAVFAEVLERTTGIEVPPGDRITLTDRRTDLPLTIVNSQAVPLNVELVLSAEKIRFPDGDRRTLRLQPGANHIVIPVETLASGDARVTATVVSPGGAFELASGAVDIRSTAISGLGLAISIVALVILGVWWIRTILRVRRNRAAATVAASDEDPPAPTEDPVEGES; via the coding sequence ATGATCCCCCGCCGCTCGCGCGTCGCGACCGTTGCCGGGGCGCTGACCATCGCCTCGGCCGCCGCCGTGGTGTTCGGCGCGGCCGCCGGCACCGCCCAGAGCACGACCCCGACGCTCGATTTTATCGGGCAGACCCTCGTCGTGACCGACGATCCGGCCGAGATCGTCCTGGACGTGATCGACGCCCCCGAAGACGCACGGATCGGCGTCAGCATCTACGCCGACCCGGCCCGGACCCGACCCGCGGTGCGCGACCACCACGCCTCTCCCCCGACGGGCACGGCACGGCTCGCCGCGTTCGAGTGCACGCTCGAGGGGGACTGCTTCGACCAGGCGTTCCTGACCACCGACCGCGACGGCGTGGTCACGATCACGCTCGACGACGACGTCATCGGCGAGCTGCTGCGCCGCGACGAGGGAACCCTGCCCGTCGTCGTCACCCTCGTGAGCGAGGACGGCGACGTGCTCGACCAGCTCGCCACCAGCTTCGTGGTCATCGACGAGACCACCGCCCGCCGGTCCCGGGTCGCGTTCATCTCCTCACTCGACGCGCCGGTCGCCCACCATGCCGACCAGACCATCACCATCGACCCCGACCCGCTCATCGAACGGCTCGACGCCACCGGGCCGGGACTCGACACGACCTTCTCGCTCCGACCGGAAACCCTGAGTGCGCTGGCGAGCGAGGATCCCGAGGCCCTGGCCGAGATCGTCGACCGGATCGACGGACGGCCGCTGCTGCGTTCCCCGTGGGTCGCCATGGACGAGGAGGCATGGCGCTTCGCGGGCGAGGCGGACCAGGTCATCGCCGGCTACGCCCTCGGCAACGACACGGTCGAGGAGCTCGCCGGGACGGCGCCGTCGGGCATCGTTCGCCTGGATGCCGACGCCACGCCCGCGACGCTCGCCGTCCTGCGGGCCGCCGGCACCAACGTCGTCATCGCGACGGATGATCAGCTCGATCCGGCGACGGGCGCCGCCGAGGCCGACACCCCGTTCACCGTCCTCGACGGCAACGGTGTCGCCATGACGGCCCTGCGCATCGACGATTCGCTGCACGACACGCTGGCCGACGACGACCCCGAACTCGCCGGCTTCCACGCACTCGCCGAGCTCATCACCGGCATCTACGACGACCGGCCGGCCGACACGGCGACGCTGCTCGACCTCGACCGCATCGACCCGGTCGCACGCGACGTGCTGCTCGCCGGGATCGACGATCGCCGCGAAATCCGTGTCGTCGCCGTGAGTGCACTCGCCAGCCTCGACCCCGAACGGCTCGGCGGAACGGCCATGCGCGCCGAGCTGCGCCCGAGCGCGGCGCCGGACATCAGCGACATCGCCGACGACCTCCAGGCCGCGCGCTCCGCGATCTCGATCCTGTCCTCGATGCTCGAACCGGAGACCGCCGGCATCGACGCGCTGACCCGTCAGCTGTGGGCCGCGGTCAGCAGCGATCTGAGCTCGACCGAAGCGACCGCCTACGCGGATGCCGTGTTCGCCGAAGTACTCGAGCGCACAACCGGCATCGAGGTACCGCCCGGCGACCGGATCACGCTCACCGACCGCCGCACCGACCTGCCCCTCACCATCGTCAACAGCCAGGCCGTGCCCCTCAACGTCGAGCTGGTGTTGTCGGCCGAGAAGATCCGCTTTCCGGATGGCGATCGCCGCACGCTGCGCCTCCAACCGGGCGCCAACCACATCGTCATCCCCGTCGAGACCCTCGCGTCGGGCGACGCGCGGGTGACGGCGACCGTCGTCTCGCCGGGCGGAGCCTTCGAGCTGGCCTCCGGCGCGGTGGACATCCGGTCGACGGCGATCTCCGGACTCGGTCTCGCGATCTCGATCGTGGCGCTCGTGATCCTGGGCGTCTGGTGGATTCGCACGATCCTCCGTGTCCGCCGCAACCGCGCCGCTGCTACGGTCGCCGCGTCGGACGAGGATCCGCCCGCACCGACCGAGGATCCCGTGGAAGGGGAATCGTGA
- a CDS encoding histone deacetylase yields MLAVVTDERCAAHVAGTHHPERPDRLAAALDGVRRAGVDDAIVTVAPRQVTDAELARVHTRGLIERVRAIDARGGGRLDPDTVMNDASLQAALLSAGSVLTATETLLDDPAVEAAYCIVRPPGHHATADRSMGFCLFNSVAVAATARVAAGERVAIVDFDAHHGNGTQDIFYASPDVLFASVHQHPLYPGSGMLEERGTGAGEGTTINLPVPPGATGDVVRAGFDDVILPAIDAFAPEWLFVSAGFDGHRADPITDLGFTSGDVADFVAALREAAPARRTVALLEGGYDLEAVRDCSAATTAALVGESVRPEAPTSGGPGREVVEAARRLQQDER; encoded by the coding sequence GTGCTGGCCGTAGTCACCGACGAACGCTGTGCCGCCCATGTCGCGGGCACGCATCACCCCGAGCGTCCGGATCGTCTGGCCGCCGCGCTCGACGGGGTGCGGCGGGCGGGCGTCGATGACGCCATCGTCACGGTGGCGCCGCGCCAGGTGACCGATGCGGAGCTCGCCCGGGTCCACACCCGAGGCCTGATCGAGCGGGTGCGCGCGATCGATGCTCGCGGCGGTGGACGCCTCGATCCTGACACCGTCATGAACGACGCCAGCCTCCAGGCTGCCCTGCTGTCCGCCGGCTCGGTGCTCACCGCGACGGAGACCCTGCTCGACGATCCGGCCGTCGAGGCCGCGTACTGCATCGTGCGGCCGCCGGGCCACCACGCGACCGCGGATCGATCGATGGGATTCTGCCTGTTCAACTCCGTCGCGGTCGCCGCCACGGCACGCGTGGCAGCCGGCGAGCGGGTGGCCATCGTCGACTTCGACGCCCACCACGGCAACGGCACGCAGGACATCTTCTACGCGTCGCCCGACGTGCTCTTCGCCTCGGTCCACCAGCACCCGCTCTATCCGGGATCGGGGATGCTCGAGGAGCGGGGCACGGGCGCCGGGGAGGGGACCACGATCAATCTGCCGGTGCCGCCCGGCGCGACCGGCGACGTGGTCCGCGCCGGATTCGACGACGTGATCCTCCCCGCGATCGACGCGTTCGCGCCGGAGTGGCTGTTCGTCTCGGCCGGATTCGACGGTCATCGCGCGGACCCGATCACCGATCTCGGCTTCACGTCGGGTGACGTCGCCGACTTCGTCGCGGCGCTGCGGGAGGCGGCACCGGCGCGGCGTACCGTCGCTCTGCTCGAGGGCGGCTACGACCTCGAGGCGGTCCGGGATTGCAGCGCGGCCACCACGGCGGCGTTGGTCGGCGAGTCGGTGCGGCCCGAAGCGCCGACGTCCGGCGGACCGGGGCGGGAGGTCGTCGAGGCGGCGCGCCGGCTGCAACAGGACGAGCGATGA
- a CDS encoding GNAT family N-acetyltransferase has product MVLQSLTVDNARFRAGSWRTRRDLAYLVPLSPAHTLTVQALGKARAELGARGFADVVTAAVAPAEKAALMRDGFVEHEHLHLLKHDLTGLPPAAGWWRRRTSSPSVERGRTADRPAVLELDARTFDDFWQLDGDGLDDAMDATPVSRLRVIRDPAIIGYAVAGRAGTQGFLQRLAVDPDRQGAGLGAMLVHDALHWMRRRGATVGWVNTQEANERALGLYRHLGFRPADHNLTVMARPVR; this is encoded by the coding sequence ATGGTTCTCCAGTCCCTCACCGTCGACAACGCGCGCTTTCGGGCGGGCAGCTGGCGCACCCGACGGGACCTCGCCTATCTCGTGCCCCTGAGCCCGGCCCACACCCTCACCGTGCAAGCGCTCGGAAAGGCCCGGGCCGAGCTCGGCGCCCGGGGGTTCGCCGACGTGGTCACCGCCGCGGTCGCCCCGGCCGAGAAGGCCGCACTCATGCGTGACGGGTTCGTCGAACACGAGCACCTCCACCTCCTGAAGCACGATCTCACCGGTCTGCCGCCCGCCGCCGGCTGGTGGCGCCGGCGAACGTCGTCACCGAGCGTCGAACGGGGCCGCACGGCCGACCGGCCCGCCGTGCTGGAGCTCGACGCCCGGACGTTCGACGACTTCTGGCAGCTCGACGGTGACGGCCTGGACGACGCCATGGACGCCACGCCCGTCAGCCGGCTCCGGGTGATCCGCGACCCCGCGATCATCGGCTACGCGGTCGCAGGGCGAGCCGGCACGCAGGGGTTCCTGCAGCGACTCGCCGTCGACCCCGACCGGCAGGGCGCCGGCCTCGGCGCGATGCTCGTGCACGATGCGCTGCACTGGATGCGCCGCCGGGGGGCGACGGTGGGCTGGGTGAACACCCAGGAGGCGAACGAGCGGGCCCTCGGGCTGTACCGCCATCTCGGGTTCCGGCCCGCGGACCACAACCTCACGGTGATGGCGCGCCCGGTCCGATGA
- a CDS encoding DUF5318 family protein, which translates to MKMGLAEAIGSTSAGIDYRLAREATLQAWRAGDLPTEQVCDAQRELRRNAEFCGVELASPCPVCDEDALVEVTYVFGPRLPKHGRCVTSDKEMARLDARKSVSQGYVVEVCTDCGWNHLARSRALGGAP; encoded by the coding sequence ATGAAGATGGGACTCGCCGAGGCCATCGGCTCCACGAGCGCCGGGATCGACTACCGACTGGCCCGCGAGGCGACCCTGCAGGCATGGCGGGCCGGCGACCTGCCCACGGAGCAGGTGTGTGATGCCCAAAGAGAGCTCCGCCGCAACGCGGAGTTCTGCGGTGTCGAGCTCGCGTCGCCCTGCCCCGTCTGTGACGAGGACGCCCTCGTCGAGGTCACCTATGTGTTCGGGCCCCGTCTCCCCAAACACGGTCGCTGCGTGACCAGCGACAAGGAGATGGCCCGCCTGGACGCCCGCAAGTCCGTCAGCCAGGGCTATGTCGTCGAGGTGTGCACCGACTGCGGCTGGAACCATCTCGCCCGCAGCCGCGCCCTCGGCGGCGCACCCTGA
- the panB gene encoding 3-methyl-2-oxobutanoate hydroxymethyltransferase: MAKLTAPAIAAHKARNGNDPLVMVTAYDAPGARIASEAGADLILVGDSLAMVVLGYDDTLQVTIDDMCHHTAAVARAKPDCHIVGDMPWMAYHVSPEETVANAAKLMRSGAHSVKLEGGRKRLPMIEKIIDAEIPVMGHIGLTPQSIHAMGGFKVQGKQAEHARKLVQAAKSLAHAGCFAVVLEGVPVRVAEMVTDAIDIPTIGIGAGHHCDGQVLVYHDLLGIEDRFVPKFVRRYADIKGASVEAIKAYAADVRSGAFPNHDESYHMADEEAEELHLYGAG; encoded by the coding sequence ATGGCCAAGCTCACGGCCCCTGCAATTGCGGCGCACAAGGCCAGGAACGGCAACGATCCGCTGGTCATGGTCACCGCCTACGACGCGCCCGGCGCGCGAATCGCCAGCGAGGCGGGTGCCGACCTCATCCTGGTCGGCGACAGCCTGGCGATGGTGGTGCTCGGCTACGACGACACCCTCCAGGTGACGATCGACGACATGTGCCACCACACGGCCGCCGTCGCCCGGGCCAAGCCCGATTGTCACATCGTCGGCGACATGCCGTGGATGGCGTACCACGTCTCGCCCGAGGAGACGGTCGCCAATGCGGCCAAGCTCATGCGGTCCGGCGCCCACTCGGTCAAGCTCGAGGGTGGTCGCAAGCGGCTGCCGATGATCGAGAAGATCATCGACGCCGAGATCCCGGTCATGGGCCACATCGGCCTCACCCCCCAGTCCATCCACGCGATGGGTGGCTTCAAGGTGCAGGGCAAGCAGGCCGAACACGCTCGCAAGCTCGTGCAGGCGGCCAAGTCACTCGCCCACGCCGGCTGCTTCGCCGTCGTGCTCGAGGGCGTGCCCGTGCGGGTCGCCGAGATGGTGACCGACGCGATCGACATCCCCACGATCGGCATCGGGGCCGGTCACCACTGTGACGGTCAGGTGCTCGTCTACCACGACCTGCTCGGCATCGAGGATCGCTTCGTCCCGAAGTTCGTCCGCCGCTACGCCGACATCAAGGGTGCGTCGGTCGAGGCCATCAAGGCCTACGCCGCGGACGTGCGCTCGGGCGCGTTCCCGAACCACGACGAGAGCTACCACATGGCCGACGAAGAGGCCGAGGAGCTCCACCTCTACGGCGCCGGCTGA
- a CDS encoding plastocyanin/azurin family copper-binding protein: MQGGVFAMFNPSVWPVTDPADLEANRVIQPDDGAIAAPITNFDFGDIEVSAGDTIRFNNTDSVPHTVTAGSAFDPRADTFDSGLLGTAETFDLTFDEAGTYDLFCVLHPDIPPP; encoded by the coding sequence GTGCAGGGCGGGGTCTTCGCCATGTTCAATCCGTCGGTGTGGCCGGTGACGGACCCGGCCGACCTCGAGGCGAACCGGGTGATCCAGCCCGACGACGGCGCGATCGCCGCGCCGATCACGAACTTCGACTTCGGCGACATCGAGGTGTCGGCGGGGGACACGATCCGGTTCAACAACACCGACAGCGTGCCCCACACGGTCACGGCCGGGTCCGCGTTCGATCCCCGGGCCGACACCTTCGATTCCGGCCTGCTCGGCACGGCGGAGACGTTCGATCTCACCTTCGACGAGGCGGGCACCTACGACCTGTTCTGTGTGCTCCATCCGGACATTCCGCCACCGTGA
- a CDS encoding CCA tRNA nucleotidyltransferase: protein MTEAPAAFADVLALASPLAARFAAEGHRLYLVGGIVRDGLLGRSRDEGDLDATTAARPPEIKRIVSGLADAVWSQGERFGTIGCTIGGQAFEITTHRAESYDEDSRKPTVSFGDDITADLARRDFTVNAMAVDVGTGELIDPHGGRVDLDHRVLRTPLDPEIAFSEDPLRMLRAARFHAGYGLVPTPELESAITALVDRMAIVSVERIRDEMEKLLLLDEPGPGLAMLVRTGLMARIVEEGDPLDEAAARRLGARLGAVPASPPARWAVFFDGFGREPGISPVAWRRLRFSRRLADAVNALSTRLPVADTGARIHPSAASVRNEVRHIVGTDLTFDDVYDTVEGLRRLDGLPTDDLDELRATHAALRASEPDLDDPQPALDGVEVGELLGIDPGPAIGRALDFLREIRWREGIVPKAEAADRLAAWWPTRDD, encoded by the coding sequence ATGACCGAGGCGCCCGCGGCCTTCGCGGACGTGCTCGCCCTCGCCTCGCCGCTCGCCGCTCGCTTCGCCGCCGAGGGGCATCGGCTCTACCTCGTCGGCGGGATCGTGCGCGACGGGCTGCTCGGGCGGAGCCGTGACGAGGGGGACCTCGATGCCACCACCGCGGCCCGCCCGCCGGAGATCAAACGCATCGTGTCCGGTCTCGCCGACGCGGTGTGGAGCCAGGGTGAGCGCTTCGGCACGATCGGATGCACGATCGGCGGCCAGGCGTTCGAGATCACCACGCATCGCGCGGAGTCCTACGACGAGGATTCCCGCAAGCCGACCGTGTCGTTCGGCGACGACATCACGGCGGACCTCGCGAGGCGCGACTTCACCGTCAACGCCATGGCGGTCGACGTCGGGACCGGCGAGCTGATCGATCCCCACGGGGGGCGGGTCGACCTCGACCATCGGGTGTTGCGGACGCCGCTCGATCCGGAGATCGCGTTCTCCGAGGACCCGCTGCGCATGTTGCGGGCCGCCCGCTTCCATGCGGGCTATGGGCTCGTACCGACGCCCGAGCTCGAGTCGGCGATCACGGCGCTGGTCGACCGGATGGCCATCGTGTCGGTCGAGCGGATCCGTGACGAGATGGAGAAGCTGCTCCTGCTCGACGAGCCCGGGCCGGGTCTGGCGATGCTGGTGCGCACCGGGCTCATGGCGCGCATCGTCGAGGAGGGCGATCCGCTCGACGAGGCGGCGGCGCGGCGACTTGGCGCCCGGCTCGGGGCGGTGCCGGCGTCGCCCCCGGCGCGCTGGGCCGTGTTCTTCGACGGGTTCGGGCGGGAACCGGGCATCTCCCCGGTCGCATGGCGGCGGTTGCGGTTCTCACGCCGACTGGCCGACGCCGTGAACGCCCTGTCCACCCGCCTTCCCGTCGCCGACACCGGAGCACGAATCCACCCCTCGGCGGCGAGCGTTCGCAACGAGGTACGCCACATCGTCGGCACCGACCTGACCTTCGATGACGTCTACGACACCGTCGAGGGTCTGCGCCGCCTCGACGGGCTCCCGACCGATGACCTCGACGAGCTCCGGGCGACCCACGCCGCGTTGCGGGCGAGCGAGCCCGATCTCGACGATCCCCAGCCCGCACTCGACGGTGTCGAGGTCGGCGAGCTGCTCGGGATCGACCCCGGTCCCGCCATCGGGCGTGCGCTCGACTTCCTGCGGGAGATCCGATGGCGGGAGGGGATCGTGCCGAAGGCGGAGGCTGCGGATCGGCTGGCGGCCTGGTGGCCGACCCGCGACGACTGA
- a CDS encoding aminotransferase class V-fold PLP-dependent enzyme, protein MTAPQPIDVARARAETPGCAETIHFNNAGAALPNATTLQTQLDHLELEALIGGYEAYDARTDRAEAVYTSIATMLNAQRSEIALTTSNSSALHSFLYSIAFDPGDRILTTQSEYGANYVAYLHIAATTGAVVEVVPNDAVGELDVDALATMVDERTRLITVNHVPTNGGLVNDAAAIGRVAREHGVLYLLDACQSAGQLPLDVEAIGCDALTATGRKYLRGPRGTGFLYVRQSVLEMLHPPMIDHDAATWVDAHTYVLQPDASRFESWERNWAALLGLGAAVDDALAWGIANIEVRVKEVANALRNRLCDEVTGAEVHDLGTDPCGIVTFSLTDRDIVEVAQSLAADRINVSVQPMGSALLDTQARDLPPLIRASVHYYNTHDEIDALISDLS, encoded by the coding sequence GTGACCGCCCCGCAGCCCATCGACGTCGCCCGCGCCCGCGCCGAGACGCCGGGCTGCGCGGAGACCATCCACTTCAACAACGCCGGCGCGGCGCTGCCGAACGCGACGACGCTGCAGACCCAGCTCGACCATCTCGAGCTCGAGGCGCTCATCGGCGGCTACGAGGCCTACGACGCCCGCACCGACCGGGCCGAGGCGGTCTACACGTCGATCGCGACGATGCTCAACGCGCAACGCAGCGAGATCGCCCTCACCACGAGCAACTCCTCGGCCCTGCACTCGTTCCTCTACTCCATCGCGTTCGACCCCGGCGACCGGATCCTCACGACCCAATCCGAGTACGGGGCGAACTATGTGGCGTACCTCCACATCGCGGCGACGACCGGGGCGGTGGTGGAGGTCGTTCCCAACGATGCGGTGGGCGAGCTCGACGTCGACGCGCTCGCGACCATGGTCGACGAGCGGACCAGGCTCATCACCGTCAACCACGTCCCCACGAACGGTGGCCTGGTGAACGATGCCGCCGCGATCGGGCGCGTCGCCCGCGAGCACGGCGTCCTCTACCTGCTCGACGCCTGCCAGTCCGCCGGGCAACTGCCACTCGACGTGGAGGCCATCGGCTGTGACGCCCTCACCGCCACGGGCCGCAAGTACCTCCGTGGTCCCCGTGGCACCGGCTTCCTCTACGTCCGCCAGTCCGTGCTGGAGATGCTGCACCCGCCGATGATCGACCACGACGCCGCCACCTGGGTCGACGCCCACACCTACGTCCTGCAGCCGGACGCCTCCCGGTTCGAGTCGTGGGAACGCAACTGGGCCGCGCTCCTCGGACTCGGGGCCGCGGTCGACGACGCGCTCGCGTGGGGCATCGCGAACATCGAGGTGCGGGTGAAGGAGGTGGCGAACGCCCTGCGGAATCGACTGTGCGACGAAGTCACCGGCGCCGAGGTGCACGACCTCGGCACCGATCCCTGCGGCATCGTGACGTTCTCGCTCACGGACCGCGACATCGTCGAGGTGGCGCAGTCCTTGGCGGCCGATCGGATCAACGTGAGCGTCCAACCGATGGGGTCCGCCCTGCTCGACACGCAGGCCCGCGACCTACCGCCGCTCATCCGCGCCTCGGTCCACTACTACAACACCCACGACGAGATCGACGCCCTGATCAGCGACCTGTCCTGA
- a CDS encoding response regulator transcription factor, with protein sequence MADLGPVRVVIADDHTIWRSGVRADLGENFTVVGEAADAGEAIAAIDRHEPDLVLCDLHMPDGGGLRVARERGEQAIIVILTVSEAERDLLDAVAAGAQGYLLKSTEPDDLRNALWKAAQGEPVFSPSLAALVLTEFRRMKIDSPDEGLSPREREVLQHVARGHTYKAIGEELFISQKTVENHVRNILKKLHLNRKQELIRYALEKGIE encoded by the coding sequence ATGGCTGACCTCGGACCCGTGCGGGTGGTCATCGCCGACGACCACACGATCTGGCGGAGCGGGGTGCGCGCCGACCTCGGAGAGAACTTCACGGTGGTCGGCGAGGCCGCTGACGCCGGCGAGGCGATCGCGGCGATCGATCGGCACGAGCCGGATCTCGTCCTGTGCGACCTCCACATGCCCGACGGTGGCGGACTCCGGGTGGCCCGGGAGCGGGGCGAACAGGCGATCATCGTCATCCTCACCGTGTCCGAGGCGGAGCGCGATCTCCTCGACGCGGTGGCGGCCGGCGCCCAGGGCTACCTCCTCAAATCCACCGAGCCCGACGACCTCCGCAACGCCCTGTGGAAGGCCGCGCAGGGCGAGCCGGTGTTCTCCCCGTCGCTCGCCGCGTTGGTACTGACCGAGTTCCGGCGCATGAAAATCGACTCGCCGGACGAGGGACTGTCGCCGCGCGAACGCGAGGTCCTCCAACACGTCGCCCGCGGCCACACCTACAAGGCCATCGGCGAGGAACTCTTCATCTCCCAGAAGACCGTCGAGAACCACGTCCGCAACATCCTCAAGAAGCTCCACCTCAACCGGAAGCAGGAGCTGATCCGCTACGCCCTCGAAAAGGGCATCGAGTAG
- a CDS encoding class I SAM-dependent methyltransferase, which translates to MTLHDPRTPDADRPLDTVDLGPGVGADVDRRLIGDVTGRRVLDLGCGQGHTAVGLARRGARVIAVDEDVAQLAATRALAAREEVVVECHQAKPAELAFLPGDHVDLALAITTLSWVQDLNRVFRQVHRVIGPNGHFVLSVPHAATLCADPNDPARTVARWDAPDPIGDRWAHTVEDVATALGRANFAVDTILERHHGALLPATLVVRARKLGV; encoded by the coding sequence ATGACACTGCACGATCCGCGGACCCCCGACGCCGACCGACCGCTCGACACCGTCGACCTCGGCCCCGGCGTGGGCGCCGACGTCGATCGCCGCCTCATCGGCGACGTGACCGGCCGACGCGTCCTCGATCTCGGCTGCGGCCAGGGACACACGGCGGTCGGCCTGGCCCGCCGCGGTGCCCGCGTGATCGCAGTCGACGAGGACGTCGCCCAGCTGGCCGCCACCCGGGCCCTTGCCGCCCGCGAGGAGGTCGTGGTCGAGTGCCACCAGGCGAAGCCGGCCGAGCTCGCGTTCCTGCCCGGCGACCATGTGGACCTCGCGCTCGCCATCACCACGTTGTCGTGGGTGCAGGACCTGAACCGCGTGTTCCGCCAGGTTCACCGCGTGATCGGCCCGAACGGCCACTTCGTCCTGTCCGTGCCCCACGCGGCGACCCTCTGCGCGGACCCGAACGACCCGGCCCGCACCGTCGCCCGCTGGGACGCCCCCGATCCGATCGGCGACCGCTGGGCCCACACCGTGGAGGACGTCGCGACTGCGCTCGGACGGGCGAACTTCGCGGTGGACACCATCCTCGAACGCCACCACGGAGCGCTCCTGCCCGCCACCCTCGTCGTGCGGGCCCGCAAGCTGGGCGTCTGA